A single Meles meles chromosome 20, mMelMel3.1 paternal haplotype, whole genome shotgun sequence DNA region contains:
- the RPUSD3 gene encoding mitochondrial mRNA pseudouridine synthase RPUSD3 isoform X2 — translation MRTVAAGEMASCRVWGQVWCACRRGPGVRPGPKASSFGTEAGQLRRGGSSKWSGPLRDQPFAGLLQLETLTREGLVDVLRAAIVDQRGPLVTLNKPLGLPVTGKPGELTLFSVLPELSQSLGLRDRELQVVQASGKETSGLVLLSSCPQTASRLQKFFIHSRRAQRPTATYCAVTYGIPATSEGDVQAALKLEHIDGVDLAIPVKSPSRKDFQEGVKRTFSHFHVVAMGSGCALVQLQPLTGSGRSPPQMPLPDPGPGCPTALASPPALSPTSRHEAQGGPHEASGTPTPLFLQDPTVPGAPPTIVLLLFLLFPLANSRDGGGGRG, via the exons ATGCGCACTGTCGCCGCTGGGGAGATGGCTAGCTGTCGGGTTTGGGGCCAAGTCTGGTGTGCCTGCCGGCGGGGGCCAGGGGTCCGCCCCGGGCCCAAGGCCTCAAGCTTTGGCACCGAAGCCGG ACAGCTGCGCCGAGGAGGATCCAGCAAGTGGTCGGGGCCCTTGAGGGACCAGCCGTTCGCGGGGCTGCTGCAGCTAGAGACTCTCACCCGGGAAGGGCTGGTTGATGTGCTGAGGGCAGCCATAGTGGACCAGAGAG GACCTCTTGTGACGCTGAATAAGCCACTGGGTCTACCAGTGACAG gaaaACCAGGGGAGCTGACGTTGTTCTCGGTGCTGCCAGAGCTGAGCCAGTCCCTGGGGCTTAGGGATCGGGAGCTCCAGGTTGTCCAGGCATCTGGGAA AGAGACCTCTGGGCTTGTACTCCTCTCCAGCTGTCCTCAGACAGCAAGCCGCCTGCAGAAGTTCTTCATCCACTCACGGAGAGCCCAGAGACCCACAGCCACCTACTG TGCTGTCACTTATGGGATTCCAGCTACTTCTGAGGGGGATGTCCAGGCAGCTCTGAAACTGGAACACATTGATGGCGTTGATCTA GCAATTCCAGTGAAGTCCCCATCCCGAAAAGACTTCCAAGAAGGTGTCAAGAGGACCTTCAGCCACTTCCATGTGGTGGCCATGGGCTCTGGCTGTGCCCTGGTCCAGCTGCAGCCACTGACAG GTTCTGGACGAAGCCCTCCTCAGATGCCTCTGCCTGACCCCGGCCCAGGCTGCCCAACTGCCCTTGCATCTCCACCTGCGCTGTCTCCAACTTCCAGGCatgaggcccagggaggccccCATGAAGCTTCTGGCACCCCTACCCCCTTATTTCTCCAGGACCCTACAGTGCCTGGGGCTCCGCCAACTATAGTCctccttctgttccttctgtTTCCACTGGCAAACAGtagggatggaggtggggggagaggatgA
- the RPUSD3 gene encoding mitochondrial mRNA pseudouridine synthase RPUSD3 isoform X1, whose product MRTVAAGEMASCRVWGQVWCACRRGPGVRPGPKASSFGTEAGQLRRGGSSKWSGPLRDQPFAGLLQLETLTREGLVDVLRAAIVDQRGPLVTLNKPLGLPVTGKPGELTLFSVLPELSQSLGLRDRELQVVQASGKETSGLVLLSSCPQTASRLQKFFIHSRRAQRPTATYCAVTYGIPATSEGDVQAALKLEHIDGVDLAIPVKSPSRKDFQEGVKRTFSHFHVVAMGSGCALVQLQPLTVFPSQLQVHMVLQLCPVLGDHTYSARVGTVLGQRFLLPAESTKPQRQVLDEALLRCLCLTPAQAAQLPLHLHLRCLQLPGMRPREAPMKLLAPLPPYFSRTLQCLGLRQL is encoded by the exons ATGCGCACTGTCGCCGCTGGGGAGATGGCTAGCTGTCGGGTTTGGGGCCAAGTCTGGTGTGCCTGCCGGCGGGGGCCAGGGGTCCGCCCCGGGCCCAAGGCCTCAAGCTTTGGCACCGAAGCCGG ACAGCTGCGCCGAGGAGGATCCAGCAAGTGGTCGGGGCCCTTGAGGGACCAGCCGTTCGCGGGGCTGCTGCAGCTAGAGACTCTCACCCGGGAAGGGCTGGTTGATGTGCTGAGGGCAGCCATAGTGGACCAGAGAG GACCTCTTGTGACGCTGAATAAGCCACTGGGTCTACCAGTGACAG gaaaACCAGGGGAGCTGACGTTGTTCTCGGTGCTGCCAGAGCTGAGCCAGTCCCTGGGGCTTAGGGATCGGGAGCTCCAGGTTGTCCAGGCATCTGGGAA AGAGACCTCTGGGCTTGTACTCCTCTCCAGCTGTCCTCAGACAGCAAGCCGCCTGCAGAAGTTCTTCATCCACTCACGGAGAGCCCAGAGACCCACAGCCACCTACTG TGCTGTCACTTATGGGATTCCAGCTACTTCTGAGGGGGATGTCCAGGCAGCTCTGAAACTGGAACACATTGATGGCGTTGATCTA GCAATTCCAGTGAAGTCCCCATCCCGAAAAGACTTCCAAGAAGGTGTCAAGAGGACCTTCAGCCACTTCCATGTGGTGGCCATGGGCTCTGGCTGTGCCCTGGTCCAGCTGCAGCCACTGACAG TGTTCCCCAGTCAGCTCCAGGTACATATGGTACTACAGCTCTGCCCTGTGCTTGGGGATCACACATACTCTGCCCGTGTGGGCACTGTCCTGGGCCAGCGCTTTCTACTGCCAGCGGAGAGCACCAAGCCCCAAAGACAG GTTCTGGACGAAGCCCTCCTCAGATGCCTCTGCCTGACCCCGGCCCAGGCTGCCCAACTGCCCTTGCATCTCCACCTGCGCTGTCTCCAACTTCCAGGCatgaggcccagggaggccccCATGAAGCTTCTGGCACCCCTACCCCCTTATTTCTCCAGGACCCTACAGTGCCTGGGGCTCCGCCAACTATAG
- the CIDEC gene encoding cell death activator CIDE-3 isoform X1, whose product MESTTIQVTRMEYAMKSLSFLYPKSLSRHVAMSTSVVTQQLLSESSQEAPKARRCRVSTADRSVRKGIMAHSLKDLLHKVRDTLMLADKPFLLVLEEDGTTIETDEYFQALADDTVFMVLQKGQKWQPPSGQGTRHQLALSGKPAKKIDVARVTFDLYKMNPQDFFGCLNVKATLYGTYSLSYNLHCYRAKHLMKEVLRWALLSMQTTGHVLLGTSCYMQQLLDATEGGQPPESKARSLIPACLKTLQ is encoded by the exons ATGGA GTCCACCACTATCCAGGTGACAAGGATGGAATATGCCATGAAGTCCCTCAGCTTTCTCTACCCCAAGTCCTTGTCCAG GCACGTGGCCATGAGCACCTCAGTGGTGACCCAGCAGCTCTTGTCTGAGTCCAGCCAGGAGGCCCCAAAGGCCCGGCGCTGCAGAGTAAGCACTGCTGACCGGAGCGTACGGAAGGGGATCATGGCGCACAGTCTCAAGGACCTCCTGCACAAG GTCCGGGACACCCTGATGCTGGCAGACAAGCCCTTCCTTCTGGTGCTGGAGGAAGATGGTACAACTATAGAGACAGATGAGTATTTCCAAGCCCTGGCAGATGACACAGTGTTCATGGTTCTCCAGAAGGGGCAGAAATGGCAGCCCCCATCCGGACAG GGTACCAGGCACCAACTTGCCCTCTCCGGTAAGCCTGCCAAGAAGATTGATGTGGCTCGCGTAACCTTTGACCTATACAAGATGAACCCACAGGACTTCTTTGGTTGCCTGAACGTGAAGGCCACTCTGTATGGCACATACTCCCTTTCCTATAACCTGCACTGCTACCGGGCCAAGCACCTCATGAA GGAAGTTCTTCGTTGGGCCCTCCTCAGCATGCAGACCACAGGCCACGTGCTGCTCGGCACCTCCTGTTACATGCAGCAGCTCCTGGATGCCACAGAGGGAGGGCAGCCCCCTGAGAGCAAGGCCCGATCTCTCATCCCAGCCTGTCTGAAGACACTGCAGTGA
- the CIDEC gene encoding cell death activator CIDE-3 isoform X2: MEYAMKSLSFLYPKSLSRHVAMSTSVVTQQLLSESSQEAPKARRCRVSTADRSVRKGIMAHSLKDLLHKVRDTLMLADKPFLLVLEEDGTTIETDEYFQALADDTVFMVLQKGQKWQPPSGQGTRHQLALSGKPAKKIDVARVTFDLYKMNPQDFFGCLNVKATLYGTYSLSYNLHCYRAKHLMKEVLRWALLSMQTTGHVLLGTSCYMQQLLDATEGGQPPESKARSLIPACLKTLQ; the protein is encoded by the exons ATGGAATATGCCATGAAGTCCCTCAGCTTTCTCTACCCCAAGTCCTTGTCCAG GCACGTGGCCATGAGCACCTCAGTGGTGACCCAGCAGCTCTTGTCTGAGTCCAGCCAGGAGGCCCCAAAGGCCCGGCGCTGCAGAGTAAGCACTGCTGACCGGAGCGTACGGAAGGGGATCATGGCGCACAGTCTCAAGGACCTCCTGCACAAG GTCCGGGACACCCTGATGCTGGCAGACAAGCCCTTCCTTCTGGTGCTGGAGGAAGATGGTACAACTATAGAGACAGATGAGTATTTCCAAGCCCTGGCAGATGACACAGTGTTCATGGTTCTCCAGAAGGGGCAGAAATGGCAGCCCCCATCCGGACAG GGTACCAGGCACCAACTTGCCCTCTCCGGTAAGCCTGCCAAGAAGATTGATGTGGCTCGCGTAACCTTTGACCTATACAAGATGAACCCACAGGACTTCTTTGGTTGCCTGAACGTGAAGGCCACTCTGTATGGCACATACTCCCTTTCCTATAACCTGCACTGCTACCGGGCCAAGCACCTCATGAA GGAAGTTCTTCGTTGGGCCCTCCTCAGCATGCAGACCACAGGCCACGTGCTGCTCGGCACCTCCTGTTACATGCAGCAGCTCCTGGATGCCACAGAGGGAGGGCAGCCCCCTGAGAGCAAGGCCCGATCTCTCATCCCAGCCTGTCTGAAGACACTGCAGTGA